The Microcaecilia unicolor chromosome 13, aMicUni1.1, whole genome shotgun sequence genome has a window encoding:
- the CLDN4 gene encoding claudin-4 codes for MASMGLQVFGILMSVIGWIGSIVTCALPMWRVTAFIGNNIVVAQIIWEGLWMNCVVQSTGQMQCKVYDSMLALPQDLQAARALIVIAIVVGILGLMLSIIGGKCTNCVDDESAKAKIMIVSGIVFIIAGLLTLIPVSWSAHNIIRDFYNPIVTEPQKRELGASLYIGWASAALFILGGALLCCNCPPRNAKPYSAKYTAARSVPASNYV; via the coding sequence atggcttCAATGGGGCTCCAGGTCTTTGGCATTCTCATGTCTGTAATAGGATGGATCGGCTCTATTGTCACCTGCGCACTGCCCATGTGGCGGGTCACAGCATTCATCGGAAATAATATTGTGGTAGCCCagatcatctgggagggcctgtgGATGAACTGTgtggtgcagagcactggccagaTGCAATGCAAGGTGTACGACTCGATGCTGGCGCTGCCTCAGGACCTGCAGGCCGCCCGTGCCCTCATCGTCATCGCCATCGTAGTGGGTATCCTCGGTCTCATGCTGTCTATCATCGGTGGCAAGTGCACCAACTGTGTTGATGATGAGTCTGCCAAAGCCAAAATCATGATCGTCTCTGGCATTGTCTTCATCATTGCTGGCCTCCTCACTCTCATCCCTGTCTCCTGGTCAGCCCATAATATCATTCGAGACTTCTACAACCCCATAGTCACGGAGCCGCAGAAGAGGGAACTGGGAGCTTCACTGTACATTGGCTGGGCATCGGCAGCCCTCTTCATCCTCGGAGGGGCCCTGCTTTGTTGCAACTGCCCTCCAAGGAATGCCAAACCCTACTCTGCCAAGTACACAGCTGCTCGATCTGTCCCTGCCAGCAACTACGTCTAA